A section of the Candidatus Omnitrophota bacterium genome encodes:
- a CDS encoding XRE family transcriptional regulator, protein MLDIKIGLKIRSIRNSKRTTLQELANITKLTTSFISQVERGIASPSVDSLRKIAQALGVSAGQFFEEELKEFTFIRKNKAPKVIDKETKSSYETLVSDLLGVTMKPLIIRLQKGGELKKQLLLEEGDVFIMVMGGNVELVFDKEKFVLNKGDSFYCKGQNRPQKIINAGSKEATLLWVKSK, encoded by the coding sequence ATGTTGGATATAAAAATAGGACTTAAGATAAGAAGTATAAGAAATTCCAAAAGAACTACTCTTCAGGAATTAGCTAATATAACAAAACTAACCACGAGCTTCATCTCGCAGGTTGAAAGAGGTATTGCATCACCATCTGTGGATTCTTTAAGAAAGATTGCTCAGGCTTTAGGTGTAAGTGCTGGACAATTCTTTGAAGAGGAGCTGAAAGAATTTACCTTTATTAGAAAGAATAAGGCGCCAAAAGTAATAGACAAAGAGACAAAATCTTCATACGAGACATTAGTCTCTGATCTTTTAGGCGTAACGATGAAGCCGCTAATTATTAGGCTACAGAAAGGCGGCGAGCTCAAAAAACAATTACTTCTTGAAGAAGGTGATGTATTCATAATGGTGATGGGAGGAAATGTAGAGCTCGTCTTTGATAAAGAGAAGTTTGTTTTAAATAAAGGGGATAGCTTCTATTGCAAGGGTCAAAATAGACCTCAGAAAATAATAAATGCTGGCAGTAAAGAAGCGACCCTTCTATGGGTTAAGAGCAAATAG
- a CDS encoding thermonuclease family protein — protein MSKGKVTKVSDGDTFKIRGGKAIRLANVKAPEMGAKGGAKARNELQDMIGNKTISYDTVGKSYGRDVAKVKIAGKSVNQAMRNKGYTNRGK, from the coding sequence ATGTCTAAAGGAAAAGTAACAAAGGTTTCTGATGGGGATACTTTTAAAATTAGGGGAGGAAAAGCAATCCGCCTTGCAAATGTAAAAGCGCCTGAAATGGGAGCCAAGGGTGGCGCAAAGGCAAGAAATGAACTACAGGATATGATTGGAAACAAGACTATTAGTTATGATACAGTTGGAAAATCATATGGTAGAGATGTCGCAAAAGTTAAAATAGCTGGTAAGTCAGTAAACCAGGCGATGAGAAACAAAGGATATACAAACAGAGGCAAGTAG
- a CDS encoding PD-(D/E)XK nuclease family protein, whose translation MIKLSRSKLELFLDCPRCFWLNINKKIKRPPSFPYTINSAIDALLKQEFDVHRENGTAHYLIKKYNIDAIPYKCKEINAWRHNFTGIQFQHKPTDFLVFGAVDDVWINSQEELIVVDYKATGAKEYKIYDSYKRQLEIYQWLLQQNGYKVSKTGYFLFAKVNKDGGFKEGKLSFDLFIEPQEGDRSWVESAIINARKAIDNDIPVASENCIYCQFIKNGGYLCLKEK comes from the coding sequence ATGATTAAGCTATCACGTTCAAAGTTAGAGTTATTTCTCGACTGCCCACGTTGCTTCTGGTTGAATATCAATAAGAAAATAAAGCGCCCACCATCATTTCCTTATACAATAAACTCTGCTATAGATGCTCTTTTAAAGCAAGAATTTGATGTCCATCGTGAAAACGGTACTGCCCATTACCTTATAAAGAAATATAATATAGACGCCATCCCTTATAAATGTAAAGAAATCAATGCCTGGCGACATAACTTCACTGGCATTCAGTTTCAGCATAAGCCAACAGATTTCTTGGTTTTTGGCGCAGTTGATGATGTCTGGATAAATTCTCAAGAAGAATTAATAGTGGTTGATTATAAAGCCACTGGTGCAAAAGAATACAAAATTTATGACAGCTACAAGCGACAGTTGGAAATTTACCAATGGTTGCTTCAGCAGAACGGCTACAAAGTTTCAAAGACAGGTTATTTTCTCTTTGCCAAGGTAAATAAGGATGGCGGCTTTAAAGAAGGTAAGCTTTCTTTTGATTTATTTATCGAGCCACAGGAAGGTGATCGCTCTTGGGTAGAAAGCGCAATTATTAATGCCCGTAAGGCCATAGATAATGATATACCGGTAGCAAGCGAAAACTGCATTTATTGTCAATTTATCAAAAACGGAGGATATTTATGTCTAAAGGAAAAGTAA
- a CDS encoding AAA family ATPase: MIKRIKKIKGVGRFLNVGHTELGRLTLIYGPNCYGKSTLADIFRSIANQNPEVLLNRQSIIRDGNPITQEVCFSIKNGTDKTEQDISCLNQRWNTSNFNCSIEVFDSRFIEDNVFTGLTISRSNKENLTNLLIGEKSVEIGKQIDSLKNKSLRETTKTIGELGDLLKRSLGTLDLGISLEDFISVEKPDDIEATKAELTMLQGNLKKFRKSISEKNKILELDEPIILSLENPEPTIKILKDSLGKGFDDINDTAYKRMREHIEQHFNSHDGEEEEWIEKGVNAYLKQNKDATILNCPFCSQSLVTVVDLIETYKTVFSEEYGSFCNEAFRILNDKHQEFNKLISAVKLVENSVNKNLASCHRWQDYFTDETQKLIEQIDNLSNKANKSNCNLVGLMEEVIGKFGELIAEKKKKPFVCIKEYPASDKLLIVYQQFGEIINQYNESVKLLLREINTLKTRSQNDQLIKESEKLGNKIIDLNIKVKRYELSADIDKVQLLRGKKDKTEKEIKKLQEELERENKEFIEQYFQDATQIFNRLGSIDFEIQTTYRRWGGQPVYEPTIKFANEEITFDRLPFIFSDADRRALAFSIFISKLRKKSEAELKNTIVFLDDPITSFDDNRISQTFIEIKNLTTSSRQLIIAAHHSRFLLDTYEKLRSLPNLDLKFIEIKRDGFGTVFGLVSDPKTRLDPHAQEIEKMERFINGDSDVNASDVRRSLRPILQKELEWRFRKNLKGVSVEGLGDIVTKLKEGNSINEEMARKIYDFNDVLKDDHHGAVLDMDEDTRNLSKNIIKFIFEELNPVV; encoded by the coding sequence ATGATAAAAAGAATTAAAAAAATTAAAGGGGTTGGAAGATTTTTGAATGTCGGGCATACCGAGCTTGGCCGGCTGACCTTAATTTACGGCCCTAATTGTTACGGAAAATCAACCCTCGCCGACATTTTTCGTTCCATAGCGAATCAAAATCCGGAAGTTTTATTAAATAGACAATCAATAATAAGGGACGGCAACCCAATTACCCAAGAGGTGTGTTTTAGTATCAAAAATGGTACAGATAAAACGGAACAAGATATTTCTTGTCTTAACCAAAGATGGAATACGAGCAATTTTAATTGCTCAATAGAAGTTTTTGACTCTCGCTTTATCGAGGACAATGTTTTTACAGGATTAACAATCTCAAGGTCTAATAAAGAAAATCTGACAAATTTACTAATAGGCGAGAAAAGTGTCGAGATTGGCAAACAAATAGATTCTTTAAAGAATAAATCACTCCGCGAAACGACAAAAACTATCGGCGAACTTGGAGATTTACTCAAAAGAAGTTTGGGAACTTTAGATTTAGGAATAAGCCTTGAAGACTTTATATCAGTCGAGAAGCCGGATGATATTGAAGCAACTAAAGCTGAATTAACTATGCTCCAGGGGAATCTGAAGAAATTTAGAAAATCAATTTCGGAAAAGAATAAAATTCTTGAACTCGATGAGCCGATAATACTTTCTCTTGAAAATCCCGAACCGACAATCAAAATTCTAAAAGATTCGCTGGGAAAAGGCTTTGATGATATAAATGATACTGCATATAAGCGGATGCGAGAACATATAGAACAACACTTTAATTCCCATGATGGCGAAGAAGAAGAATGGATTGAAAAAGGAGTAAATGCCTATCTTAAACAAAATAAAGATGCAACCATCTTAAATTGCCCGTTTTGTAGTCAATCTTTGGTTACAGTTGTTGATCTCATTGAGACATACAAAACAGTATTCAGCGAAGAATATGGAAGCTTTTGTAATGAAGCTTTCAGAATACTGAATGATAAACATCAAGAATTCAATAAGCTTATTAGCGCTGTTAAATTAGTAGAAAATTCAGTAAATAAAAATTTGGCAAGTTGCCACCGCTGGCAGGATTACTTTACAGACGAGACTCAAAAACTCATTGAACAAATAGATAATCTTAGCAACAAAGCGAATAAATCCAATTGCAATCTTGTAGGCTTGATGGAAGAAGTTATTGGTAAATTTGGAGAACTTATCGCTGAAAAAAAGAAGAAACCTTTTGTTTGTATCAAGGAATACCCCGCCAGCGATAAATTACTAATCGTTTATCAGCAGTTTGGAGAAATAATAAATCAATACAATGAATCTGTAAAATTACTTCTTAGGGAAATAAATACCCTTAAAACAAGGAGTCAGAACGACCAATTAATAAAGGAATCAGAGAAGTTGGGCAATAAGATAATAGATTTGAATATAAAAGTAAAAAGATACGAATTATCGGCCGATATAGATAAGGTACAACTCTTAAGAGGAAAGAAAGATAAAACAGAAAAGGAAATTAAAAAATTGCAGGAAGAACTAGAACGAGAAAATAAAGAATTTATTGAGCAATACTTCCAGGATGCAACACAAATTTTTAATAGATTAGGCTCTATTGATTTTGAAATTCAAACAACTTATCGACGTTGGGGAGGTCAGCCGGTATATGAACCGACAATAAAATTTGCAAATGAGGAAATTACTTTTGATCGGTTACCATTTATATTTAGTGATGCAGACAGGAGGGCTTTGGCATTTTCAATTTTCATTTCAAAACTCAGAAAGAAAAGCGAGGCTGAATTAAAAAACACCATTGTTTTCTTAGACGACCCAATAACTAGCTTTGACGACAATAGGATTTCACAGACCTTTATAGAGATCAAGAATCTTACGACGTCTTCCCGCCAATTGATTATAGCTGCGCACCACAGCAGATTTTTACTTGATACTTACGAGAAACTGAGAAGTCTTCCGAATTTGGATTTAAAATTTATTGAAATCAAAAGAGATGGTTTTGGTACTGTCTTCGGGTTGGTTAGTGATCCTAAAACTAGATTAGATCCCCATGCTCAAGAAATAGAGAAGATGGAAAGATTTATTAACGGCGATTCTGATGTAAACGCGTCGGACGTGCGCAGATCATTAAGACCGATACTACAAAAAGAGCTAGAGTGGAGGTTCAGAAAAAATTTAAAAGGAGTATCTGTTGAGGGGCTTGGCGATATTGTTACCAAACTAAAAGAAGGAAATTCAATAAATGAAGAGATGGCAAGAAAGATTTATGACTTTAATGACGTACTTAAAGACGACCATCATGGAGCAGTTTTAGATATGGACGAAGATACAAGGAATTTATCTAAAAACATCATTAAATTTATCTTTGAAGAACTAAACCCGGTAGTGTAG
- the terL gene encoding phage terminase large subunit produces the protein MNPTLNKARNAISELRRIQAEKSVFSFAKTYMLHHLSYPLSLAHLENFELLLNATNKRGEKIAIAAPRWFGKSTLATLIYVVYCICFKKERFIIVISETSSQADHLLENIKKELAENELLMIDFPEIFEHRGRPRPPRWTQDQIETRNGIKILALGTQQRITGRKYGKYRPSLIILDDIESANKIYSAESAEKMNDWFNKSILKAGDEHTNFLFIGTVHHPCCFFAAYIKPPIWHVKKYKAIISEPKHPELWSKCFNIKNSRDDFKGKRGLDAARDYYMSQKALMDEGVELLWPARWKTFDIMNMRDDDQVSFSAEFQNEPIDIKTALLRIDLAEYWNRHFKSLEEFLHYVADNVDFYLACDPCTGLDVTRGDYSAIIVIARDRRDGVLYVIIADIERRDMDKTIADILAYARRFSFSMVGVEANGFQELGVKLLEEQARKEGIYLPVERIKNTGDKYKRIHTLAPLLKNRSLHLNEEHKILLEQMQFFPHAKHDDAPDALEMCVRLAEEPGQVQVAIL, from the coding sequence ATGAATCCGACACTAAATAAAGCTAGAAACGCAATTTCCGAATTAAGAAGGATACAGGCAGAAAAATCAGTATTTTCTTTTGCCAAGACCTATATGTTGCATCATTTAAGCTACCCTTTATCACTCGCGCATTTGGAGAACTTCGAGCTGTTGCTTAATGCTACCAACAAGAGAGGTGAAAAAATTGCTATTGCAGCGCCAAGATGGTTCGGTAAGTCAACTCTAGCAACTCTTATATATGTAGTTTACTGTATTTGTTTTAAAAAAGAGAGGTTCATCATTGTTATTTCCGAGACCTCCAGCCAGGCAGATCATCTTCTCGAAAATATTAAAAAAGAATTAGCCGAAAACGAGCTCCTCATGATTGATTTTCCGGAGATTTTTGAGCATCGCGGCAGGCCTAGACCGCCTCGTTGGACGCAGGACCAGATTGAAACCAGAAACGGGATAAAAATACTTGCCTTGGGAACGCAGCAGCGGATAACCGGTAGAAAGTACGGCAAATACCGTCCGAGTTTAATTATTCTGGATGATATTGAAAGCGCAAATAAAATTTATTCTGCGGAAAGTGCCGAGAAGATGAACGATTGGTTCAATAAAAGCATACTCAAAGCTGGCGATGAACATACGAATTTCTTATTTATAGGGACAGTGCATCACCCGTGCTGTTTTTTTGCAGCATATATTAAGCCGCCTATATGGCACGTCAAGAAATATAAGGCAATAATCAGCGAACCGAAGCATCCCGAACTCTGGAGCAAGTGTTTCAATATAAAGAATAGCCGGGACGATTTCAAAGGGAAAAGGGGGTTGGATGCGGCTCGCGATTATTATATGAGTCAAAAAGCTCTTATGGATGAAGGGGTGGAGCTTCTTTGGCCTGCCAGGTGGAAGACTTTTGACATAATGAATATGAGGGATGATGATCAGGTTAGCTTTAGCGCTGAATTTCAGAATGAGCCAATTGACATAAAAACAGCATTACTCAGGATAGATTTAGCCGAATATTGGAATAGACATTTTAAATCGCTTGAGGAGTTTCTTCATTATGTAGCAGACAACGTTGATTTCTATCTCGCCTGCGATCCATGCACAGGACTTGACGTTACAAGGGGAGACTATAGCGCTATTATTGTGATTGCGCGCGACAGAAGAGATGGCGTTTTGTATGTAATAATAGCCGACATTGAGCGTAGAGATATGGATAAAACTATAGCAGATATATTGGCTTACGCCAGGAGGTTTAGCTTTTCTATGGTTGGTGTAGAGGCAAATGGTTTTCAAGAGCTAGGGGTAAAATTACTTGAAGAGCAGGCTAGAAAAGAAGGAATTTATTTGCCTGTGGAAAGAATCAAGAATACAGGTGACAAATATAAAAGAATACATACCTTAGCGCCACTTCTTAAGAACAGATCTCTACATTTGAATGAGGAACACAAAATCTTATTGGAACAAATGCAATTTTTTCCTCATGCCAAACATGATGATGCTCCCGATGCTTTGGAAATGTGCGTAAGATTGGCGGAAGAGCCGGGGCAAGTCCAAGTGGCTATACTATAG
- a CDS encoding ParB N-terminal domain-containing protein, with the protein MEIRKIPISQVKPHPDNPRVPLTSQHSEYRQIKKSLKKFGLVLPLVCSSRTNYILGGNQRYSVLLTEGVKEVNVVFVDLDPQREKELMIALNGIYGLWDYPKLADILRDFGQLPDFDFESIGFTVPDLSNILDNHLPLQDDTFDFDAALESTKEPVTKKGDVISLGMHHRLMCGDATSEEDMCMLLGDTRVDLLDIDWPYNVNYMGGNCPRVDTRPKKSRRWSKIYSDNLPQSEYEVFMRKVLTNIKLNLKPGGVFYQWQAHRQLGPLYQILIDLDFHVSCLICWKKQSAPISYADYSFQTEQAVYGWLKGESHYFAGKPGASNLWEIKRDSTKLYEHPCQKPVSLAQKAIKNSTRLNDVVLDVFLGSGSVLIAAESLSRRCFAMELDPKYCDVIVKRYINFVGKSKVSSEILNKYCEEV; encoded by the coding sequence ATGGAAATCCGTAAAATTCCTATCTCTCAAGTTAAACCCCATCCAGACAATCCACGTGTTCCTCTCACGTCCCAGCATTCAGAATATAGGCAAATCAAAAAGAGCCTGAAAAAATTTGGGCTTGTGCTGCCTCTTGTTTGTAGCTCGCGGACGAATTATATACTTGGAGGTAATCAACGATACAGCGTATTGCTTACCGAGGGCGTAAAAGAAGTTAACGTTGTTTTTGTTGATTTAGACCCTCAACGCGAAAAAGAGCTGATGATTGCGTTAAACGGAATTTATGGACTGTGGGATTATCCTAAATTAGCCGACATTCTTCGGGACTTTGGACAACTTCCTGATTTTGATTTTGAGTCAATTGGTTTCACTGTACCTGATTTATCAAATATTTTAGATAATCATCTACCGCTACAGGATGATACTTTTGACTTTGATGCTGCGCTCGAATCAACTAAAGAGCCGGTTACAAAAAAAGGCGATGTCATTTCATTGGGCATGCATCATCGACTAATGTGTGGTGATGCGACAAGTGAAGAAGATATGTGTATGCTTCTCGGCGATACGAGGGTTGATTTGCTGGATATCGATTGGCCATACAATGTTAATTACATGGGAGGAAACTGTCCTCGTGTTGATACCCGACCTAAAAAATCCCGCCGATGGAGCAAGATTTATTCGGATAATCTTCCTCAGTCTGAATATGAAGTTTTTATGCGCAAGGTTCTCACGAATATAAAACTAAACCTTAAACCAGGTGGAGTTTTTTACCAGTGGCAAGCCCATCGTCAGCTCGGACCACTTTATCAGATTTTGATAGATCTCGATTTTCATGTTTCATGTCTTATCTGCTGGAAAAAACAGTCCGCACCCATTTCTTATGCGGATTATTCGTTTCAGACGGAACAGGCTGTCTATGGTTGGCTCAAAGGAGAAAGTCATTATTTTGCGGGAAAACCTGGAGCATCAAATTTGTGGGAAATTAAACGCGACTCCACGAAACTTTACGAACACCCTTGCCAGAAACCAGTAAGTTTAGCCCAGAAAGCAATAAAAAATTCTACGCGCCTCAATGACGTAGTGTTGGATGTTTTTCTGGGATCGGGTTCGGTTTTGATAGCTGCCGAATCTCTTAGCCGCAGGTGTTTTGCGATGGAGCTCGATCCTAAATATTGCGACGTGATAGTAAAAAGGTACATAAATTTTGTTGGTAAAAGTAAAGTTTCTTCGGAAATATTGAATAAATACTGCGAGGAGGTTTAA
- a CDS encoding HD domain-containing protein → MTIRERYEDLKKKVVKRREEFETFINMLEKETSWLTSPASTRFHLNKEGGLLEHSVGVTETLLKLRETLAPQLSEESCVIVGLFHDVGKIGMPGKPRYLKNDNEWEVKNRDKTYKVNPKEVYMNLAARSLYLIAKYIPLSDSEAQAILYHDGQYVEANKEVAHRETPLTLLVHFADCWTAHVYEERYSIQEDTNYYDKKD, encoded by the coding sequence ATGACTATTAGAGAGCGATATGAAGATTTAAAGAAAAAAGTAGTTAAGCGTAGAGAAGAATTTGAAACTTTTATCAATATGCTTGAAAAGGAAACTAGTTGGCTCACCAGCCCTGCAAGCACAAGGTTTCATTTAAATAAAGAAGGCGGGCTTTTGGAGCATAGCGTGGGCGTTACTGAAACACTTCTAAAATTACGTGAAACTCTCGCTCCTCAGTTATCTGAAGAATCCTGTGTTATTGTAGGGTTATTTCACGATGTCGGTAAAATTGGTATGCCTGGTAAGCCAAGATACTTAAAGAATGACAATGAATGGGAAGTAAAGAATAGAGATAAGACTTATAAAGTCAATCCCAAAGAAGTATATATGAACTTGGCGGCGCGCAGCCTGTACTTAATTGCAAAATATATTCCTTTATCCGATTCAGAAGCCCAGGCTATTTTGTATCATGACGGACAGTATGTCGAAGCCAATAAAGAAGTAGCGCACCGCGAAACGCCTTTGACTCTATTGGTGCATTTTGCCGATTGTTGGACTGCTCATGTATACGAAGAAAGGTATAGTATTCAGGAGGATACAAATTACTATGACAAAAAGGACTAA
- a CDS encoding helix-turn-helix transcriptional regulator has translation MDKTIYSEGHKALVNKLIKARKERGLRQEDVAKLLGRTQSYVSKIEAGQRRVDIIQLKEFAKIYKKSIDFFVK, from the coding sequence ATGGACAAAACTATTTATTCAGAAGGTCACAAGGCGCTAGTAAACAAATTGATAAAAGCTCGCAAAGAAAGAGGCCTTAGGCAGGAAGATGTTGCGAAATTGCTAGGCAGGACGCAATCTTATGTTTCAAAAATAGAGGCTGGTCAACGCAGAGTAGACATTATTCAATTGAAAGAATTCGCAAAAATTTACAAAAAGAGTATCGATTTCTTCGTTAAATAA
- the rpoN gene encoding RNA polymerase factor sigma-54, with protein sequence MPLQLKPINKLTYKLRLTPQMRLSINLLQLPLVKLQEFVKQQAEENPLLDLESADSFSKSKEKFQDNEEEKKNYLESLITRPTTLADHLLRQLRLLTDAKLDQKIGELIIGNIDADGYLRCSLEDIAESANTITSSAEGGSLTSTIGKRIEKVLFLIQTFDPIGVGSRNLRECLLIQIKAKGQENSLAGQIADKYLPFLEKKRYKYIAKKLKISVEKIKEAMKEIAALDPKPGRAFNNEKTNYLKPDAVVRKSKDGYEVIMNDWELPHITLNDKYKQMIKRKDTPQDAKEYLKERLKAARVLINAVHKRKETVQKVIEDVVYAQKDFFDKGAANFKPMTLEQIAKRIGKHKSTVSRAIANKYLQTAYGIFEVRNFLNSGVKQENGVFFSSKTIKSKIKDLIENENKEKPLADQKISKDLKQEGISVSRRTIVKYRKQLKILPSKSRR encoded by the coding sequence ATGCCTCTACAACTAAAACCCATCAATAAATTAACCTATAAATTGAGACTTACTCCTCAGATGAGGCTGTCTATAAACCTGTTGCAGTTACCTCTGGTCAAACTACAGGAATTTGTAAAACAGCAGGCCGAAGAAAATCCTTTATTGGATTTAGAAAGTGCGGATTCATTTTCCAAGTCTAAAGAAAAATTTCAAGATAATGAGGAAGAAAAGAAAAATTATTTAGAAAGCCTTATAACTAGACCTACCACACTTGCTGATCATCTCTTAAGACAACTTCGGTTACTCACTGATGCTAAGCTCGATCAGAAAATCGGAGAGTTAATCATAGGAAATATAGATGCTGACGGGTATCTGCGGTGTTCTTTAGAAGACATAGCTGAATCTGCGAATACAATTACCTCTTCCGCTGAAGGCGGCTCCTTGACGAGCACCATTGGCAAAAGAATCGAAAAAGTATTATTTTTGATACAAACCTTTGACCCTATTGGCGTAGGCTCAAGAAACTTAAGAGAATGTCTTTTAATACAAATAAAAGCCAAGGGCCAAGAAAACTCACTAGCAGGACAAATCGCAGATAAGTATCTACCTTTCCTAGAGAAGAAAAGATATAAGTATATTGCCAAAAAACTCAAAATTTCGGTTGAAAAAATCAAAGAGGCTATGAAAGAAATAGCCGCCTTAGACCCCAAACCCGGGCGTGCTTTCAACAACGAAAAAACCAATTATCTTAAACCGGATGCAGTTGTAAGAAAAAGTAAAGATGGATATGAGGTCATAATGAATGATTGGGAATTGCCTCACATTACCCTTAACGATAAATATAAACAGATGATAAAGCGAAAAGATACCCCTCAAGACGCCAAAGAATATTTAAAAGAAAGGCTTAAAGCAGCTAGGGTTTTAATTAATGCAGTTCATAAACGCAAGGAGACGGTTCAAAAGGTGATAGAAGACGTAGTTTATGCTCAGAAGGATTTTTTTGATAAGGGCGCAGCTAATTTTAAACCCATGACTCTAGAGCAAATTGCCAAAAGGATTGGAAAACATAAATCCACAGTAAGCAGAGCCATCGCTAACAAGTATCTTCAGACGGCATACGGCATCTTTGAGGTGCGAAATTTTCTAAATTCTGGAGTTAAGCAAGAGAATGGCGTGTTTTTCTCATCCAAGACAATAAAATCAAAAATAAAAGACCTGATAGAAAACGAAAATAAAGAGAAGCCTTTAGCCGATCAAAAAATCTCCAAAGACCTCAAACAAGAAGGAATTTCAGTCTCCCGCCGTACCATAGTCAAGTATCGAAAACAATTAAAAATTTTACCTTCCAAATCTAGAAGATAA
- the surE gene encoding 5'/3'-nucleotidase SurE: MTKRTKINILLTNDDGIYSEGIRALYESLKTIGRVTIVAPDAERSAVGHAITLSDPLRVKKVNRGGKFLGYATTGTPADCVKLAIRALLKKKPDLIVSGINLGPNVGYSVLYSGTVSGATEGAILGIPSFAISLATFTNPNYSFAAKFAKKLAKQIIQNKGLPKGTLLNVNIPAVNQKYIKGVRIVKQSEKAIEERFDKREDPRKRIYYWLTGEVIKSDKKEDADIETIRSNYISITPIHCDMTNYDFLKELKNWKF; the protein is encoded by the coding sequence ATGACAAAAAGGACTAAAATCAATATACTTTTAACTAATGATGACGGCATTTATTCTGAAGGAATTCGAGCTCTTTACGAATCGCTTAAAACAATAGGAAGAGTTACTATTGTTGCCCCCGATGCAGAAAGAAGCGCTGTAGGGCATGCGATTACGCTTTCCGATCCTTTAAGAGTTAAAAAAGTCAACAGAGGCGGTAAGTTCTTGGGCTATGCTACCACCGGCACTCCTGCTGATTGCGTAAAGCTTGCAATTAGGGCCTTATTAAAGAAAAAACCGGATTTGATTGTTTCGGGGATTAATCTAGGGCCAAATGTAGGCTATAGCGTGCTTTATTCGGGGACAGTTTCAGGGGCAACAGAAGGAGCGATTCTAGGGATACCGTCCTTTGCAATTTCCCTTGCCACTTTTACTAATCCTAATTACAGTTTTGCCGCTAAATTTGCCAAAAAACTCGCTAAACAGATCATTCAGAATAAGGGTTTGCCTAAAGGCACGCTTTTAAATGTCAATATACCGGCCGTAAACCAGAAATACATTAAGGGTGTTCGAATCGTCAAGCAGAGTGAAAAGGCGATCGAAGAGCGTTTTGATAAGAGGGAAGATCCTCGTAAGCGTATCTATTATTGGCTTACAGGCGAGGTTATTAAATCAGATAAAAAAGAGGATGCTGATATCGAAACCATCCGCAGTAACTACATTTCCATTACCCCCATTCATTGCGATATGACCAATTACGATTTCCTAAAAGAACTTAAGAACTGGAAGTTTTAG
- a CDS encoding FxsA family protein: MLGYLILLFTVVPIVELALLIKVGQYLGVGYTLLIVIITGVVGAYLAKLQGLLTLRRIQEEVNQGRMPADKLFDGVLILCSGILLLTPGLITDLTGFLGLIPFTRNLFKQWLKRKIKDIISQGRVIRIYRN, translated from the coding sequence ATGTTAGGATATTTAATTTTATTATTTACCGTAGTTCCAATTGTAGAGCTGGCGCTTTTGATTAAGGTTGGCCAATACCTTGGCGTTGGTTATACACTTTTAATTGTTATTATTACAGGAGTGGTTGGGGCGTATTTGGCAAAACTGCAAGGGCTTCTTACTCTGCGCAGGATACAAGAAGAGGTAAATCAGGGTAGGATGCCGGCAGATAAATTGTTTGATGGTGTTTTGATTTTATGTAGTGGAATATTACTTTTAACCCCTGGGCTTATAACTGATCTGACTGGCTTTCTGGGGTTGATTCCATTCACGCGAAATTTGTTTAAACAATGGCTTAAACGCAAAATTAAGGATATTATTAGCCAGGGAAGGGTTATTAGGATTTATCGTAATTGA